In Kiloniellales bacterium, the following proteins share a genomic window:
- the hpnH gene encoding adenosyl-hopene transferase HpnH has product MAVPVKQQFKVGAYIMKQRLAKRERYPLVLMLEPLFRCNLACPGCGKIDYPDSILNKRLSVADCIEAVEECGAPIVSIPGGEPLLHKEIGTIVEEIVKRKRFVYLCTNALLLEKKLHLFKPSTYLTFSVHLDGLEEEHDRAVDQKGVFKRAVKAIEAVRAKGFRVNINCTLFNNAEPEQVAEFFDFATSLGVEGITVSPGYAYERAPDQQHFLTRQHTKNLFRDVFRRGKGRKWKFSQSTLFLDFLAGNQTYRCTPWSNPTRNIFGWQRPCYLLNEGYAKSFTELMEETAWDAYGTGNYEKCADCMVHCGYEGTAVADTVKNPLKALKTWVGGIETEAPMAPEISLDKQRPADFVFDSLVDDAVSKMHDAAE; this is encoded by the coding sequence GTGGCCGTCCCCGTGAAGCAACAGTTCAAGGTTGGCGCCTACATCATGAAGCAGCGCCTCGCCAAGCGCGAGCGCTATCCGCTGGTTCTGATGCTGGAGCCCCTGTTCCGGTGCAACCTGGCCTGCCCCGGCTGCGGCAAGATCGACTATCCCGACTCCATCCTGAACAAGCGGCTGTCGGTCGCGGATTGCATCGAGGCGGTCGAGGAATGCGGCGCCCCCATCGTCTCGATCCCGGGCGGCGAGCCGCTGCTCCACAAGGAGATCGGCACGATCGTGGAGGAGATCGTCAAGCGCAAGCGCTTCGTCTACCTCTGCACCAACGCGCTCCTGTTGGAGAAGAAGCTGCACCTCTTCAAGCCCAGCACCTACCTGACCTTCTCGGTCCATCTGGACGGCCTCGAGGAGGAGCACGACCGGGCGGTCGACCAGAAAGGCGTGTTCAAGCGCGCCGTCAAGGCGATCGAGGCGGTCCGCGCCAAGGGCTTCCGGGTCAACATCAACTGCACGCTGTTCAACAACGCCGAGCCGGAACAGGTCGCCGAGTTCTTCGATTTCGCCACCAGCCTCGGCGTCGAGGGCATCACCGTCTCGCCCGGCTACGCCTACGAGCGTGCGCCCGACCAGCAGCATTTCCTGACCCGCCAGCACACCAAGAACCTGTTCCGCGACGTCTTCCGGCGCGGCAAGGGCAGGAAGTGGAAGTTCAGCCAGTCGACCCTGTTCCTCGATTTCCTGGCCGGCAACCAGACCTACCGCTGCACGCCCTGGAGCAACCCGACGCGCAACATCTTCGGCTGGCAGCGGCCCTGCTATCTGCTCAACGAAGGCTACGCCAAGAGCTTCACCGAGCTGATGGAGGAAACCGCCTGGGACGCCTACGGCACGGGCAACTACGAGAAGTGCGCCGATTGCATGGTGCATTGCGGCTACGAGGGCACCGCCGTCGCCGACACGGTCAAGAACCCGCTGAAGGCGCTCAAGACATGGGTCGGCGGCATCGAGACGGAGGCGCCCATGGCGCCCGAGATCTCCCTGGACAAGCAGCGACCGGCGGACTTCGTCTTCGATTCGCTGGTCGACGACGCCGTGTCCAAGATGCACGACGCGGCGGAATAG
- a CDS encoding DUF2336 domain-containing protein: protein MASEKRLQGAQSLIDEALKRSLAARRGLLDSVRGYLEGGSSTLTDREKTLYDGILSHLIGEIEGVLRLRLAESLSGRPGVPGDLVMALSDSSVEIAKPLLLGRALLSDEALIEIVYYRLMAHQVAAAQPCFGGYGEDGGREDPLRDLLHRAEPEVSEAAKAYLIHEAGRLDSFQDPVLCRDELDPALDARLAWHIAAALRHHVLTGFEADAAQIDQDLEAAVLELTGRERAGASAATNGPAGALADELLTRSQINPDTMAAILRRGEAPLFEALFSRLLGINARRVRFILYAPDDSDFAIACRALDLAAAEFVVLRGLLWRGRPGAPEDPESGSRAFERYEAIDPEAARDVLAFWQRHGCYLDAIQNVESAAPPQP from the coding sequence ATGGCGAGCGAGAAGCGACTGCAAGGCGCACAAAGCCTGATAGACGAGGCGCTGAAACGCTCGCTGGCGGCGCGCCGCGGTCTGCTGGATTCGGTGAGGGGCTACCTGGAAGGGGGCTCCAGCACGCTCACAGACCGCGAGAAGACCCTTTACGACGGGATCCTCAGCCACCTGATCGGCGAGATCGAGGGGGTGCTTAGACTGCGGCTCGCCGAGAGCCTGTCGGGACGGCCCGGCGTGCCGGGCGATCTCGTGATGGCTCTATCGGATTCCTCGGTCGAGATCGCCAAGCCCCTGCTCCTGGGGCGCGCGCTGCTCTCCGACGAGGCTCTGATCGAGATTGTCTACTACCGCCTCATGGCACACCAGGTGGCCGCCGCGCAGCCCTGCTTCGGCGGCTACGGGGAGGACGGCGGCCGCGAGGACCCCCTGCGCGATCTGCTGCACAGGGCCGAACCCGAGGTCTCCGAGGCGGCCAAGGCCTACCTGATCCACGAGGCCGGCAGGCTCGACAGCTTTCAGGACCCGGTGCTGTGCCGCGACGAGCTCGACCCGGCGCTGGATGCCCGTCTCGCCTGGCATATCGCCGCCGCCCTGCGCCATCACGTGCTGACCGGCTTCGAGGCCGACGCCGCCCAGATCGACCAAGACCTGGAAGCGGCGGTCCTGGAGCTGACCGGACGAGAGCGCGCCGGCGCCTCGGCGGCGACGAACGGGCCGGCGGGTGCACTCGCCGACGAGCTCCTGACCCGCAGCCAGATCAATCCGGACACCATGGCGGCGATCCTGCGCCGAGGCGAGGCGCCGCTGTTCGAGGCCCTCTTCTCCCGCCTGCTGGGCATCAACGCGCGCCGCGTGCGGTTCATCCTCTATGCGCCGGACGACAGCGACTTCGCCATCGCCTGCCGGGCGCTCGATCTCGCCGCCGCCGAGTTCGTGGTACTGCGCGGACTGCTGTGGCGCGGTCGCCCCGGCGCGCCCGAGGATCCGGAGAGCGGGTCCCGGGCCTTCGAGCGCTACGAAGCGATCGACCCGGAGGCCGCGCGCGACGTGCTCGCGTTCTGGCAGCGGCACGGGTGCTATTTGGACGCCATCCAGAACGTCGAGAGCGCCGCCCCGCCGCAGCCCTAG
- a CDS encoding ABC transporter substrate-binding protein yields the protein MFRFRTKRVIGAFAATALLAAGIAAAVPNEARAADTSDPGVVAQILDDALLETMRRSDELGYAGRYEALDPVLRKTFNFPFMARVAVGRHWRDLSGDEQRRLIDAFARLSVASFASRFNGYSGERFEIKGTKEQPRGAILVLNNLIKADGEPIAINYLMRRAGNPGHWRVIDVYLDAKYSELATKRSEFTSAIRREGVDGLLAMIEGKIAGLAKQAGAAAN from the coding sequence ATGTTCAGGTTTCGGACCAAACGCGTCATCGGCGCCTTCGCCGCCACCGCCCTGCTCGCGGCAGGGATCGCTGCAGCGGTGCCGAATGAGGCGCGCGCGGCCGATACCAGCGATCCCGGCGTCGTGGCGCAGATCCTGGACGACGCCTTGCTCGAGACCATGCGCCGGAGCGACGAACTGGGGTATGCCGGACGCTACGAAGCGCTCGATCCGGTCCTACGCAAGACCTTCAACTTTCCCTTCATGGCCCGGGTCGCGGTCGGCCGCCATTGGCGCGACCTTAGCGGAGATGAACAGCGCCGCCTGATCGACGCCTTCGCGCGGCTGAGCGTGGCCAGCTTCGCCAGCCGCTTCAACGGCTACAGCGGCGAGCGTTTCGAGATCAAGGGCACGAAAGAGCAGCCCCGAGGGGCGATCCTGGTGCTCAACAACCTGATCAAGGCCGACGGCGAGCCGATCGCCATCAACTACCTGATGCGGCGTGCAGGCAATCCCGGGCACTGGCGGGTGATCGACGTCTATCTGGACGCCAAGTACAGCGAGTTGGCCACCAAGAGATCGGAGTTCACCTCGGCGATCAGGCGCGAGGGCGTGGATGGGCTTCTGGCCATGATCGAAGGGAAGATCGCGGGCTTGGCGAAGCAGGCCGGGGCCGCCGCCAACTGA
- a CDS encoding response regulator transcription factor encodes MRILLVEDDQETAGFVAKGLGESGYPVDHEADGKEGLLRALGDDYDVAIVDRMLPSLDGISLVEALRKAGKTTPVLFLSALGEVDERVRGLRAGGDDYLVKPFAFSELLARIEALLRRPGETAATTVLREGDLEMDLLARTVKRGGVEIQLQPREFNLLECLLRNAGRVVTRTMLLEQVWGYHFDPQTNVIDVHISRLRQKIDRGFDRPLLQTVRGAGYSLRAS; translated from the coding sequence ATGCGCATACTGCTCGTCGAAGACGACCAGGAAACCGCCGGCTTCGTCGCCAAGGGCCTCGGCGAGTCCGGCTATCCGGTGGATCACGAGGCCGACGGCAAGGAGGGCCTGCTGCGGGCTCTCGGTGACGACTACGACGTCGCCATCGTCGACCGTATGCTGCCTTCCCTGGACGGCATCTCCCTGGTCGAGGCCCTGCGCAAGGCGGGCAAGACGACGCCGGTTCTCTTCCTGAGCGCGCTGGGCGAGGTCGACGAGCGGGTTCGGGGCCTGCGCGCCGGCGGCGACGACTACCTGGTCAAGCCCTTCGCCTTCTCCGAGCTCCTGGCGCGAATCGAGGCGCTTCTGCGCCGGCCGGGTGAGACCGCCGCGACCACGGTGCTGCGCGAAGGCGACCTGGAAATGGATCTCCTGGCGCGCACGGTCAAACGCGGCGGCGTCGAGATCCAGCTGCAGCCCCGCGAGTTCAATCTGCTCGAATGCCTGCTGCGCAACGCCGGGCGCGTCGTTACCCGGACCATGCTGCTGGAACAGGTCTGGGGCTATCACTTCGATCCCCAGACCAACGTGATCGACGTGCATATCTCGCGCCTGCGGCAGAAGATCGACCGCGGCTTCGATCGGCCGCTGCTGCAGACGGTGCGCGGCGCCGGGTACTCGCTTCGTGCCTCCTGA
- a CDS encoding ATP-binding protein: MPPEAPSHGSVPRPGPDRLSPNPPSLFRSSIFRLTLVYLCLFSASVLGVVGTIYWVATGSLTRQIDATIDAEITALAEQFDQRGLPGLVSAIERRSDRAQGIGGLYLLADARQVPLAGNLGRWPDVAPDKQGWITFPLDYASSDGGGINFGRARVFRLGSLLLLVGHDVRERVLVSAHIRETLVLGIVLTIGVSLLGGILMSRRLLARIEAINRTSREIMAGDLTRRVPTGGGSDEFDQLADNLNAMLARIEQLLNSLKQVGDNIAHDLRSPLTRMRGRLEIALMGSGDLEASRAAIRETITEADRLLQVFNALLGIARIEAGAARRDFARFKLAPLLTDVAELYEPLAEARGQSLTLAVDPELAAGAAVLGGRDLLSQAVANLVDNAIKFTPEGGSVAVSLAREAGGYALAVADSGPGIPAALRDKTLERFYRLESSRSTPGSGLGLSLVAAVAELHGGRLVLEDNRPGLRARLVLPANDEPDR; this comes from the coding sequence GTGCCTCCTGAAGCACCGTCCCACGGGTCGGTGCCGCGGCCGGGCCCGGACCGCCTCAGCCCGAACCCTCCCAGTCTGTTCCGCTCGTCGATCTTCCGGCTGACCCTGGTCTATCTCTGTCTGTTCAGCGCCAGCGTTCTCGGCGTGGTGGGCACGATCTACTGGGTCGCGACCGGGTCGCTGACCCGCCAGATCGACGCCACCATCGACGCCGAGATCACGGCGCTGGCCGAACAGTTCGATCAGCGCGGCCTGCCCGGCCTGGTGAGCGCCATCGAGCGGCGGTCCGACCGGGCCCAAGGGATCGGCGGGCTCTACCTGCTGGCCGACGCGAGACAGGTGCCGCTGGCCGGAAACCTGGGCCGCTGGCCCGACGTCGCGCCCGACAAGCAGGGCTGGATCACCTTTCCCCTGGACTACGCCTCCAGCGACGGCGGCGGGATCAATTTCGGACGCGCCCGGGTCTTCCGCCTCGGCAGCTTGTTGCTTCTGGTCGGCCACGACGTGCGCGAGCGTGTCCTGGTCTCGGCCCACATCCGGGAGACGCTGGTGCTCGGGATCGTCTTGACCATCGGCGTCTCCCTGCTCGGCGGCATCCTGATGAGCCGGCGGCTGCTGGCCCGCATCGAGGCGATCAACCGGACCAGTCGCGAGATCATGGCGGGCGACCTGACCCGCCGCGTGCCGACCGGCGGCGGCAGCGACGAGTTCGACCAGCTGGCCGACAACCTCAACGCCATGCTGGCCCGCATCGAGCAGCTGCTGAACAGCCTCAAGCAGGTCGGCGACAACATCGCGCACGATCTGCGCAGCCCGCTCACCAGGATGCGCGGCCGCCTCGAGATCGCGCTCATGGGGAGCGGCGACCTGGAGGCCAGCCGCGCGGCGATCCGGGAGACGATCACCGAGGCCGATCGACTGCTGCAGGTCTTCAACGCCCTGCTCGGCATCGCCCGGATCGAAGCGGGCGCGGCGCGGCGCGACTTCGCCCGCTTCAAGCTGGCGCCGCTGCTGACCGACGTGGCGGAGCTCTACGAACCCCTGGCCGAGGCGCGCGGCCAGAGCCTGACCCTGGCTGTCGATCCCGAGCTGGCGGCGGGCGCCGCGGTGCTCGGCGGCCGGGACCTCTTGTCCCAGGCGGTCGCCAACCTGGTCGACAACGCCATCAAGTTCACGCCCGAGGGCGGGAGCGTTGCCGTGAGCCTCGCCCGGGAAGCCGGCGGCTACGCCCTCGCCGTCGCCGATTCGGGGCCGGGAATCCCGGCGGCGCTGCGTGACAAGACGCTGGAGCGCTTCTACCGGCTGGAGAGCAGCCGCTCGACGCCGGGCTCGGGCCTCGGTCTGAGCCTGGTGGCCGCCGTGGCCGAGCTGCACGGCGGCCGGCTGGTCCTGGAGGACAACCGCCCGGGCCTACGCGCGCGCCTGGTTCTGCCGGCGAACGACGAGCCGGACCGTTGA
- a CDS encoding NAD-dependent epimerase/dehydratase family protein yields the protein MTTLVTGATGFVGAAVVRHLLEKGGTVRVFTREGSDRRNIEGLKVEIATGDLRDRAAVARAVQGCTALYHVAADYRLWVPDPEEIYRTNVEGSRDLLLAAADAGVERMVYTSSVAVLGLNRDGTPSDEETPVALEHMIGHYKRSKFLAEEAVRELIVEEDLPIVIVNPSTPIGPRDVKPTPTGRMIVEAAAGRMPAFVDTGLNIVHVDDVARGHLLAFEKGIPGERYVLGGSDMTLAEILAEIAALVGRKAPKVKLPHDLIMPLAYGAEAWARLRGKGEPFATVDGIRMAKKLMYFSSRKAERELGYESRPPVEALRDAVDWFRAGGYLD from the coding sequence ATGACGACCCTGGTCACCGGCGCGACGGGATTTGTCGGCGCCGCGGTCGTGCGCCATCTGCTCGAAAAGGGCGGCACCGTGCGGGTCTTCACCCGCGAGGGCAGCGACCGGCGCAACATCGAAGGCTTGAAGGTCGAGATCGCGACCGGCGATCTGCGCGACCGGGCGGCGGTCGCCCGCGCCGTCCAGGGCTGCACCGCGCTCTACCACGTCGCCGCCGACTACCGGCTCTGGGTGCCGGACCCCGAGGAGATCTATCGCACCAATGTGGAGGGCAGCCGCGACCTCCTGTTGGCGGCTGCCGACGCGGGGGTCGAGCGCATGGTCTATACCAGCAGCGTGGCGGTGCTGGGGCTCAACCGTGACGGCACGCCCTCGGACGAGGAGACCCCGGTGGCTCTCGAGCACATGATCGGCCACTACAAGCGCTCGAAGTTCCTGGCCGAGGAGGCGGTCCGCGAGCTCATCGTCGAAGAGGACCTGCCGATCGTGATCGTCAATCCCTCGACCCCGATCGGCCCGCGCGACGTCAAGCCGACGCCAACCGGCCGCATGATCGTGGAGGCGGCGGCCGGGCGCATGCCGGCCTTCGTCGACACCGGCCTCAACATCGTGCACGTCGACGACGTCGCCCGCGGCCACCTGCTCGCCTTCGAGAAGGGGATCCCGGGAGAGCGCTATGTTCTGGGCGGCTCGGACATGACCCTGGCCGAGATCCTGGCCGAGATCGCGGCCCTGGTCGGCCGCAAGGCCCCCAAGGTCAAGCTGCCCCACGACCTGATCATGCCGCTCGCCTACGGCGCCGAGGCCTGGGCCCGTCTGCGCGGCAAGGGCGAGCCCTTCGCCACCGTCGACGGCATCCGCATGGCGAAGAAGCTGATGTACTTCTCCAGCCGCAAGGCGGAACGGGAGCTCGGCTACGAGAGCCGGCCTCCGGTCGAGGCGCTGCGCGACGCGGTCGACTGGTTCCGGGCCGGCGGCTATCTGGATTGA
- a CDS encoding MFS transporter: MLSVVLTSWALFLGIALMMLGNGLQASLLGLRAASEGFATGTTGLVMSCYFLGFLAGSTLVPRIVQNVGHVRVFSALASLASISALIHGVFIEPLTWAAMRLLTGFCYAGLYIVAESWINDRATNETRGQLLSFYMVTILGGLACGQLLLNVATPEGILLFVLSSVLVSLALVPISLTAGPAPAFDAPSKVSLIELYRMSPLGILGAGATGMAHGIMFGMGAVYAGRIGLSVTEVSLFMGVAILGGILFQWPIGRLSDVFDRRHVLTVVTFLASGAAALAILVSSQSHALLLLAVFLFGGTTLPMYSLCIAHANDHLEPRQIVAASSSLVLIGGIGASIGPTLAATVMAAVGSVGFFVTLGLVHLAVGVFAIYRMGKSAAVPLSDQGPTVPVVSGAVTGTGQLSAKTIRNHMDRDLAAMSRTRMRRR; the protein is encoded by the coding sequence ATGCTGTCTGTGGTTCTGACGTCCTGGGCCCTGTTCCTGGGCATCGCGCTGATGATGCTCGGCAACGGCCTGCAGGCCAGCCTGCTCGGCCTGCGCGCCGCCTCGGAGGGTTTCGCCACGGGCACCACCGGCTTGGTGATGTCCTGCTATTTCCTCGGGTTCCTGGCCGGCTCGACCCTGGTGCCGCGGATCGTGCAGAACGTGGGCCATGTCCGCGTATTCTCGGCGCTCGCCTCGCTCGCATCGATCTCGGCCCTGATCCACGGCGTCTTCATCGAGCCGCTGACCTGGGCGGCAATGCGCCTCCTGACCGGGTTCTGCTACGCCGGCCTCTACATCGTGGCGGAAAGCTGGATCAACGACCGGGCGACCAACGAGACCCGCGGCCAGCTGCTGTCCTTCTACATGGTGACCATCCTGGGCGGCCTGGCCTGCGGCCAGCTGCTGCTCAACGTGGCGACCCCCGAGGGCATTCTGCTGTTCGTGCTCAGCTCGGTGCTGGTATCGCTCGCCCTGGTGCCGATCTCGCTGACCGCCGGCCCGGCGCCCGCCTTCGACGCACCCAGCAAGGTGAGCCTGATCGAGCTCTACCGCATGTCGCCGCTCGGCATTCTGGGGGCGGGCGCCACCGGCATGGCGCACGGCATCATGTTCGGCATGGGGGCCGTCTACGCCGGGCGCATCGGTCTATCGGTCACCGAGGTCTCGCTCTTCATGGGCGTGGCGATCCTTGGCGGTATCCTCTTTCAATGGCCGATCGGCCGCCTCTCCGATGTCTTCGACCGGCGCCACGTCCTGACCGTGGTGACCTTCCTCGCGTCCGGCGCCGCGGCGCTCGCGATCCTGGTCTCGAGCCAGTCGCACGCTCTCCTGCTACTGGCGGTCTTCCTGTTCGGCGGGACGACCCTGCCGATGTACTCGCTCTGCATTGCCCACGCCAACGACCACCTGGAGCCGAGACAGATCGTCGCCGCGAGCAGCTCCCTGGTCCTGATCGGCGGCATCGGCGCCAGCATCGGCCCGACGCTGGCGGCGACGGTCATGGCGGCGGTCGGTTCCGTCGGCTTCTTCGTCACCCTCGGCCTGGTCCATCTCGCGGTCGGCGTCTTCGCGATCTACCGCATGGGCAAGAGCGCGGCGGTGCCGCTGTCCGACCAGGGGCCGACCGTGCCCGTCGTCAGCGGCGCGGTGACCGGCACGGGCCAGCTGTCCGCCAAGACGATCCGCAACCACATGGACCGGGACCTCGCGGCCATGAGCCGGACGAGAATGCGCCGGCGTTGA